From Brochothrix thermosphacta DSM 20171 = FSL F6-1036, a single genomic window includes:
- the smc gene encoding chromosome segregation protein SMC, which translates to MQLKRLEMHGFKSFADKVAIDFVPGITAVVGPNGSGKSNVTEAIRWVLGEQSAKALRGGKMSDVIFSGSDSRAAINIAEVTLVFDNEDGFLPDDHTEVSVTRRVYRNGDSEFEINQQACRLKDIVELFMDSGLGRESFSIVSQGKIDSILNSKPTERRSIFEEAAGVLKYKSRKKQAETKLVETEDNLNRVQDILFELQDQVEPLEIQAAIAKDYLAQKETLEKYEVGVLADEIQELTKEADATTVALHQWQSKLIDSKKQAQSLLEQWQAKKDLFAKVTRDADVIQEKLVETARELERVNGQCDVLKERALHGQASDSDVVEQLEAINEIIVSATVEKETQQERYDVLLQKVTVMRESVKQLQNYLDGKVEWTPEKIERLKNDYIDVRHEQTNLKNENVFFIKQQEQNQQRLEKLRSENANVIKNHTETDVLQQEKQRLLAEKTANIESKRAEYEQLTQKLKATEADAAVADNQLYKAYEMRQHAKAKHDTLVDLENDYAGYYQGVKMLLKERQQFPGLIGAVAEQVTIPSRFDTAIDIALGASTQHIIVEDEQTARAGIGYLKSNRLGRATFLPITTIKPRVMPNDVIQRLQQHDGFLGIGADLVTIEPRFQGILGNLLGQVIIADTLVSANQLAKLANHRFRIVTLEGDVVNPGGSMTGGAMKQNKAPLLGRKNEIATLAKQLVQMEEVIHQLEDKVNSLKQTVISTRETRDSLRVEGERLNFEVQRIEEDIASTTAAMSRINENMHIYDFDVKELTDENNSLAQRLAANEAKIAEMAQTLISQETAIEQATQNQNMADEQRAEQVENLTAQKTELAVSEEKLTHANTKLAEMRATLKTNNERREQLQEKLTFIHTQQTEHASSSEQLEASRVALEAVMSEVQTQSDSLKAKRIDVEAELNEVASTREYQLNEVATYEKQFNEASMNLERFTSERTYRLSALMDNYELTLTDALERPALTLPIEEAKKKVRLIKRTIDELGPVNIGAIDEFQRIQTRYNFLTQQQTDLLTAKETLNVTMSEMDEEVSRRFYATFMQIKDQFEKIFPKMFGGGQAALVLTDPEDLLNTGVDIVAQPPGKKLQNLMLLSGGERALTAITLLFAIIETRPVPFCILDEVEAALDEANVLRFGSYMQAFQKEMQFIVITHRKGTMEAANVLYGVTMQESGVSKLVSVRLEEANVLTNT; encoded by the coding sequence ATGCAATTAAAACGTTTAGAAATGCATGGTTTCAAATCCTTTGCAGATAAAGTTGCAATCGATTTTGTACCAGGTATTACGGCTGTTGTTGGGCCAAATGGAAGTGGAAAAAGTAATGTTACAGAAGCTATCCGTTGGGTGTTAGGTGAACAATCAGCAAAAGCATTACGTGGAGGCAAAATGAGTGATGTTATCTTCTCAGGGAGTGATTCACGCGCAGCGATTAATATTGCTGAAGTAACACTTGTATTTGATAATGAAGATGGCTTTTTACCAGATGATCATACAGAAGTCAGCGTCACACGTCGCGTCTATCGTAATGGTGATAGTGAATTTGAAATTAATCAACAAGCATGTCGCCTTAAAGATATCGTAGAGTTATTTATGGACTCTGGATTAGGACGCGAGTCGTTCTCGATTGTGTCACAAGGTAAAATAGATAGTATTCTTAATAGTAAACCCACTGAACGTCGTTCTATCTTTGAAGAAGCAGCAGGCGTTTTAAAATATAAATCACGTAAAAAACAAGCAGAAACAAAGTTAGTCGAAACTGAAGACAATCTAAACCGTGTGCAAGATATCCTTTTTGAACTTCAGGATCAGGTGGAACCACTAGAAATTCAGGCAGCTATCGCCAAAGATTATCTTGCTCAAAAAGAAACACTAGAGAAGTATGAAGTTGGTGTTTTAGCAGATGAAATCCAGGAGCTAACAAAAGAGGCAGATGCTACAACTGTCGCTTTACATCAATGGCAATCTAAGTTAATCGATAGTAAGAAACAAGCACAGTCACTTTTAGAACAATGGCAAGCGAAAAAAGATTTATTTGCGAAAGTGACGCGTGATGCAGATGTTATTCAAGAAAAATTAGTTGAAACAGCGCGCGAACTTGAACGTGTTAATGGTCAATGTGACGTACTAAAAGAGCGGGCACTTCATGGTCAAGCAAGTGATTCTGATGTAGTTGAACAACTCGAAGCAATTAACGAGATTATTGTGAGTGCAACTGTTGAAAAAGAAACACAACAAGAACGTTACGATGTACTCTTGCAAAAAGTAACAGTGATGCGTGAATCTGTGAAACAACTACAAAACTATCTAGATGGTAAAGTAGAATGGACACCGGAGAAAATTGAGCGTTTGAAAAATGATTACATCGATGTGCGACATGAGCAAACGAATTTAAAAAATGAAAATGTTTTTTTCATTAAGCAACAAGAACAAAATCAACAACGTTTAGAAAAATTACGCAGTGAAAATGCGAACGTGATCAAAAATCATACCGAAACGGATGTTTTACAACAAGAAAAACAACGTCTTTTAGCTGAAAAAACAGCAAACATAGAGAGTAAACGTGCGGAATATGAGCAACTGACACAAAAACTTAAAGCTACAGAAGCTGATGCAGCAGTCGCAGACAATCAGTTATATAAAGCCTATGAAATGCGTCAACATGCAAAAGCAAAGCATGATACATTAGTTGATTTAGAAAATGATTACGCAGGTTATTATCAAGGCGTTAAGATGCTATTAAAAGAACGTCAACAATTCCCTGGGTTGATCGGTGCTGTTGCTGAACAAGTAACGATTCCATCACGCTTCGATACAGCAATTGATATTGCTCTGGGTGCAAGTACGCAACATATTATTGTCGAAGACGAACAAACGGCGCGCGCAGGTATTGGCTATTTAAAATCAAACCGTCTAGGCCGTGCAACATTCTTGCCTATTACAACAATTAAACCACGAGTAATGCCTAACGATGTCATCCAACGTTTACAACAACACGATGGCTTTTTAGGAATTGGAGCCGACTTAGTTACAATTGAGCCACGTTTCCAAGGGATTTTAGGCAACTTATTAGGTCAAGTAATTATAGCAGATACCTTAGTTAGTGCGAACCAATTGGCAAAATTAGCAAATCATCGCTTTCGTATTGTGACACTTGAAGGGGATGTTGTAAATCCTGGTGGATCAATGACTGGTGGGGCAATGAAACAAAACAAAGCGCCTTTATTAGGACGTAAAAATGAGATCGCTACTTTAGCTAAACAATTGGTACAGATGGAAGAGGTTATCCATCAACTGGAAGATAAAGTGAACAGTTTAAAACAAACGGTTATAAGTACGCGTGAAACACGCGATAGTCTAAGAGTTGAGGGTGAACGTCTAAACTTTGAAGTACAGCGTATCGAAGAAGATATTGCATCAACAACAGCAGCGATGTCACGTATTAATGAAAATATGCATATTTATGACTTTGACGTGAAAGAATTGACTGATGAAAATAATTCATTGGCACAACGATTGGCAGCAAACGAAGCAAAAATTGCTGAGATGGCACAAACATTAATCTCTCAAGAAACTGCGATTGAGCAAGCAACCCAAAATCAAAATATGGCAGATGAACAACGTGCTGAACAAGTTGAAAATCTAACAGCACAAAAAACAGAGCTAGCGGTATCAGAAGAGAAATTAACACATGCCAATACTAAGTTAGCAGAAATGCGTGCCACATTAAAAACGAATAATGAACGTCGTGAACAACTGCAAGAAAAATTAACGTTTATTCATACACAACAAACGGAACACGCGTCTTCAAGTGAACAACTTGAAGCATCTCGTGTAGCTTTGGAAGCTGTAATGTCAGAAGTCCAAACGCAATCAGATTCACTAAAAGCGAAACGTATTGATGTAGAAGCTGAGCTTAACGAAGTGGCCTCGACACGTGAGTATCAACTCAACGAAGTGGCGACCTATGAGAAACAATTCAATGAAGCATCGATGAATTTAGAACGATTCACAAGTGAACGGACGTATCGTTTAAGTGCGTTGATGGATAACTATGAATTAACTTTAACCGATGCCTTAGAACGACCAGCTTTGACGTTGCCAATTGAAGAAGCGAAGAAAAAAGTCCGTTTGATTAAACGTACAATTGATGAATTGGGCCCAGTCAACATTGGTGCCATCGATGAATTCCAACGTATCCAAACACGCTATAATTTCTTGACGCAACAACAGACAGATTTGTTGACGGCCAAAGAAACGTTAAACGTGACCATGAGTGAGATGGATGAAGAAGTTTCTCGTCGTTTTTACGCAACGTTTATGCAAATTAAAGATCAGTTTGAAAAAATCTTCCCTAAAATGTTTGGTGGAGGACAAGCTGCTTTAGTATTAACAGATCCAGAAGACTTACTGAATACAGGTGTTGATATCGTTGCACAACCGCCGGGTAAAAAGTTACAAAACTTGATGTTATTATCAGGTGGTGAACGAGCTTTAACTGCAATCACGTTGTTATTTGCGATCATTGAAACCCGTCCTGTACCATTCTGTATTCTTGATGAGGTCGAAGCAGCATTAGATGAGGCAAACGTTTTACGCTTTGGTTCCTATATGCAAGCATTCCAAAAAGAAATGCAATTCATTGTAATTACTCACCGTAAAGGTACAATGGAAGCAGCGAATGTATTATATGGTGTAACAATGCAAGAATCAGGGGTATCTAAATTGGTATCTGTTCGTCTGGAAGAAGCAAATGTGTTAACTAACACTTAA
- the ftsY gene encoding signal recognition particle-docking protein FtsY: protein MGFFKRMKDKMTNSSTEMTDKFKTGLEKTRDSFSGKLNSLVARYRTVDEDFFEELEEILIMADIGVNTVMELIEELKEEVKLRNIKETSALYEVISEKLVAIYEEAGETETELNINNEGLNVILFVGVNGVGKTTTIGKLAHKLKAEGKSVMLAAGDTFRAGAIEQLEVWGERVGVPVVKQKEGSDPASVIYDALQAAKTRHVDVLICDTAGRLQNKVNLMSELSKVRRVIEREVPHAPQEVLQVIDATTGQNGLQQAKVFGEATDVTGIVLTKLDGTAKGGIALAIRRELKVPVKFVGLGEQLNDLQVFDSNLFVYGLFGDMIDAEKAE from the coding sequence ATGGGCTTTTTTAAACGCATGAAAGATAAGATGACAAATTCATCGACAGAAATGACGGATAAATTTAAGACGGGTTTAGAAAAAACACGTGATAGTTTTTCAGGAAAACTTAATTCATTAGTGGCACGTTATCGTACGGTTGATGAAGACTTTTTTGAAGAATTAGAAGAAATTTTAATCATGGCTGATATTGGTGTTAATACCGTTATGGAATTGATTGAAGAATTAAAAGAAGAGGTAAAACTTCGTAATATTAAAGAAACAAGTGCGCTTTATGAAGTGATTTCAGAAAAATTAGTTGCTATATATGAAGAAGCGGGCGAAACAGAAACTGAGTTGAACATTAACAATGAAGGACTCAATGTTATCTTATTCGTTGGTGTTAATGGCGTTGGTAAAACAACGACAATTGGTAAATTAGCACACAAGCTTAAAGCAGAAGGTAAATCAGTTATGCTTGCAGCTGGTGATACGTTCCGAGCAGGAGCAATTGAACAACTTGAAGTTTGGGGCGAACGTGTAGGCGTACCAGTCGTTAAACAAAAAGAAGGCTCTGATCCGGCATCAGTTATTTATGATGCGTTGCAAGCAGCTAAAACACGTCATGTTGATGTGCTTATTTGTGATACCGCAGGTCGTTTACAAAACAAGGTAAACTTGATGAGTGAATTAAGCAAAGTGCGCCGTGTTATTGAACGTGAAGTACCTCATGCACCACAAGAGGTATTACAAGTGATTGATGCGACAACAGGCCAAAATGGCTTACAACAAGCGAAAGTTTTTGGTGAAGCAACAGATGTCACAGGTATCGTATTAACTAAGCTTGATGGAACAGCTAAAGGTGGGATTGCCTTAGCCATTCGTCGCGAGTTAAAAGTACCCGTTAAATTTGTAGGATTAGGTGAACAATTGAATGACTTACAAGTCTTCGATTCAAATCTATTCGTCTACGGCTTGTTTGGCGATATGATTGATGCTGAAAAAGCTGAATAA
- a CDS encoding ABC transporter ATP-binding protein, whose product MIKIESVTKSFKQKNKKIIAVNNVSLTVEQGDMLGLIGVNGSGKSTLIKMMNGILYPDQGEIIINGKNPWKHQKEIAYQIGSIFGQKSQLWYHLTPRETFMFLGSVYSVKLAALKLHVAELIQQFDLHSFVDRPVRKLSLGQRMKCEIVASLVHNPSILFLDEPTIGLDLIAKDSLTNLLSEYNKVHNKTMVITTHDISDIAKLCNRVVIIDQGVIIYNGTTIALTEKFANIVLLEIVLASDIAQLPIEVLQHEKSDAYAHKIKINTDKIAVSEVFNKLEIYEIIRYYQHSLDLTAIVRVLFEEGVIDDRK is encoded by the coding sequence ATGATAAAAATTGAAAGCGTTACCAAATCTTTTAAGCAGAAAAATAAAAAAATTATCGCCGTAAATAATGTTAGTTTAACTGTTGAACAAGGTGATATGCTCGGACTCATAGGTGTGAATGGTTCAGGCAAATCGACGTTAATTAAAATGATGAATGGTATTTTATATCCTGATCAAGGTGAAATAATAATTAATGGTAAAAATCCATGGAAGCATCAAAAAGAAATCGCATATCAAATTGGCAGTATTTTTGGACAAAAATCACAATTATGGTATCACCTGACACCTAGAGAAACGTTTATGTTCTTGGGATCTGTTTATAGTGTTAAACTCGCAGCGTTGAAATTACATGTCGCAGAGTTAATTCAACAATTTGACTTGCATTCTTTTGTTGATAGACCCGTGCGGAAATTAAGTTTGGGACAACGAATGAAATGTGAAATTGTTGCTTCATTAGTGCATAATCCGAGTATCCTTTTTTTAGACGAGCCGACAATTGGTTTGGATTTAATAGCAAAAGATAGTTTGACAAATCTATTGTCTGAATATAATAAAGTGCATAATAAAACAATGGTGATTACAACACATGATATTAGTGATATAGCAAAATTATGTAACCGGGTTGTTATTATCGATCAAGGAGTGATTATTTACAATGGAACAACAATAGCACTAACTGAGAAATTTGCGAATATTGTTTTGTTAGAAATTGTTTTAGCAAGTGATATAGCTCAATTACCTATTGAAGTATTACAACATGAAAAAAGTGATGCGTATGCACATAAAATAAAAATAAATACCGATAAAATTGCAGTTAGCGAAGTATTTAATAAATTGGAAATATATGAAATCATCAGATACTATCAACACTCTTTAGATTTAACAGCTATTGTGAGAGTGTTGTTTGAAGAAGGTGTGATCGATGACAGGAAATAA